In Seriola aureovittata isolate HTS-2021-v1 ecotype China chromosome 17, ASM2101889v1, whole genome shotgun sequence, a genomic segment contains:
- the desi1a gene encoding desumoylating isopeptidase 1a, translating into MDKNATRYNVQLYIYDLSRGMARSLSPIMLGKQLDGIWHTAIVAYGDEFFFGGEGISSCSPGGTMLGPPDTVVELGETEVSEEIFMDYLSSLGESTYRGDRYRLFEHNCNTFTNEVAQFLTGRTIPSYITDLPSEVLSTPFGQILRPILDSIHIAPPGGNVINGGRNI; encoded by the exons ATGGATAAAAATGCCACGCGATACAACGTCCAGCTGTATATTTATGATTTATCGAGAGGAATGGCGCGCAGCCTCAGTCCGATCATGTTAG GAAAACAACTGGACGGTATATG GCACACAGCTATAGTGGCGTACGGTGATGAGTTCTTCTTCGGTGGGGAGGGCATCTCCAGCTGTTCGCCG gGGGGGACAATGCTGGGACCTCCAGACACGGTGGTGGAGCTGGGTGAAACCGAAGTGTCGGAGGAGATCTTCATGGATTACCTCTCTTCCCTGGGAGAAAGCACATACAG AGGTGACAGGTATCGTCTTTTTGAGCACAACTGCAACACCTTCACCAACGAGGTGGCTCAGTTTCTGACGGGCAGGACCATCCCGTCCTACATCACCGACCTTCCATCCGAAGTCCTCTCCAC ACCGTTTGGCCAGATCCTGCGGCCCATTCTGGACTCCATCCACATCGCCCCCCCAGGAGGAAACGTCATCAACGGGGGAAGGAACATCTAA